The following are encoded together in the Desulfitobacterium chlororespirans DSM 11544 genome:
- a CDS encoding DUF4367 domain-containing protein: protein MKLSDEELDKLIKERITWELEQIPAPSVDEEWLEFKRLVLKEQRSRRIRNSLAATAAVVVLLLGSLALFKPNQVYALGERFLQMLTHMVGETTQNKTETINNDSSGMKPPEVNNLGELVEQETTLEEAQKKVNFLIVEPKYLPPGAKIEKIILTNLSADVNRITINYSLQEQLIVFTQQNMTSSVSQGTLSDTDDSVSQAITINGASATLLQEKNDMNVLSWYQRGLLLKLRGQLPLAELIKIAESAS from the coding sequence ATGAAATTAAGTGATGAAGAGCTTGATAAGTTAATCAAGGAACGGATAACTTGGGAATTGGAGCAAATACCAGCCCCTTCAGTCGATGAGGAATGGCTTGAGTTTAAACGTCTTGTTTTAAAAGAGCAAAGAAGCCGCCGTATTCGAAACTCCCTTGCTGCTACTGCGGCGGTCGTTGTTCTATTACTGGGTTCCCTGGCGTTATTTAAGCCGAATCAAGTCTATGCTTTGGGTGAACGTTTTTTACAAATGTTAACGCATATGGTGGGTGAGACTACTCAAAATAAAACAGAGACGATCAATAATGATTCCTCCGGTATGAAACCTCCTGAGGTTAACAATCTCGGTGAACTTGTGGAACAAGAGACTACATTAGAAGAGGCTCAAAAGAAGGTTAATTTTCTTATTGTTGAACCTAAGTATTTACCGCCGGGTGCCAAGATTGAGAAAATTATTTTGACTAACCTTAGTGCCGATGTTAACCGGATCACTATTAATTACAGCCTTCAGGAGCAATTAATCGTATTCACTCAGCAAAATATGACTTCATCAGTTTCCCAGGGGACGTTGTCCGACACGGATGATTCGGTTTCTCAAGCCATTACTATAAATGGAGCATCGGCAACCCTTTTACAAGAGAAGAATGATATGAATGTTTTATCGTGGTATCAACGGGGGCTTTTATTAAAACTAAGGGGACAGCTGCCGTTGGCAGAGCTCATAAAAATCGCAGAATCCGCAAGTTGA
- a CDS encoding transposase — protein sequence MRKPSHPKWIDPVSLSKIVFIQHLYGIRSMRQTIKDIEVTMAYR from the coding sequence ATGAGGAAGCCTAGTCACCCTAAATGGATCGACCCGGTCTCCCTGTCTAAAATCGTTTTCATACAGCATCTGTATGGGATTCGAAGCATGCGCCAGACCATTAAAGACATTGAAGTGACCATGGCCTACCGTTGA
- a CDS encoding ABC transporter permease has product MYKIITLLKRQFIAHTVSIIFLLIGFIVSILLISIGTSAVFGLKQAAIMKENATPQNALAMTYAFSKKSSFDDHLEIIKNISVNSGVMVGNHSLYFNEDKSKHPLTAIFFQKESKWTYPYYDGRYFKTSEIDQGASVILIGKNLLGLTHKRDGIKYLDIEGEEYEVIGLIGVKNQYTTWDSRILMPLTSVPESTRSEIESSGCNMILYNDEKLPMDDFNTLKDKILQVDKDAMITAEELNAGSENIIIDLFAQKDSLVIFTLLVYVIALINLVNITSYWINDRRYEIGVRKAFGHTNIQVAMMLFSEMFLVLLTGCIIALVLHMLLNQILSNMLDYPSAVTYVNWLTAILFTMASSLAATIIPIIKAMKIQPIEIMRK; this is encoded by the coding sequence TTGTATAAAATAATAACTTTATTAAAACGGCAGTTCATAGCCCACACCGTTTCCATCATATTTTTATTGATAGGCTTTATCGTATCAATATTGCTTATATCCATTGGAACCAGTGCTGTATTTGGGTTAAAACAAGCCGCCATAATGAAAGAAAATGCCACGCCGCAAAATGCTTTGGCCATGACATATGCTTTTAGTAAAAAGTCCAGTTTTGACGATCATTTAGAAATAATTAAAAATATCTCCGTAAATTCCGGCGTTATGGTAGGGAACCACTCCCTTTATTTTAACGAAGATAAATCCAAACATCCCTTAACCGCTATCTTTTTTCAAAAAGAATCCAAATGGACTTATCCGTATTATGATGGAAGATATTTTAAAACAAGTGAAATAGATCAAGGAGCCAGCGTAATTTTAATCGGTAAAAACCTCTTAGGGCTTACCCATAAGAGAGATGGCATAAAGTACCTGGATATTGAGGGCGAAGAGTATGAAGTGATTGGCTTAATCGGTGTAAAAAATCAATACACGACATGGGATTCCAGAATATTGATGCCCCTTACGTCAGTCCCTGAGAGTACCAGGAGCGAAATTGAAAGCAGCGGCTGCAATATGATCTTGTATAATGATGAAAAACTGCCCATGGATGATTTTAATACCTTGAAGGATAAAATCCTTCAAGTGGATAAAGACGCCATGATCACAGCTGAGGAATTAAACGCAGGCAGCGAAAATATTATCATTGATTTATTTGCACAGAAGGATAGTTTGGTGATTTTTACTCTCTTGGTTTATGTAATAGCCTTAATAAATCTAGTTAATATCACATCCTATTGGATCAATGACCGAAGATATGAAATTGGGGTAAGAAAGGCTTTTGGTCATACGAACATTCAGGTTGCCATGATGTTATTCTCGGAAATGTTTCTCGTTTTATTGACAGGCTGCATTATCGCCTTGGTTTTACATATGCTATTAAACCAAATTTTAAGTAACATGCTGGATTATCCGTCAGCTGTAACATACGTTAATTGGTTAACGGCTATCCTTTTCACCATGGCGTCGTCTCTTGCAGCTACCATCATTCCCATCATCAAAGCTATGAAAATTCAACCTATTGAAATCATGAGAAAGTAA
- a CDS encoding transposase has product MEEEIERDRTEHGKKPLKKKGSDDDSNPPTPETKTVLQSQVDPESGLFHKAEHKKCFAYVANTACDQHNFVVDFVVGAGNLHDSVLFDDLYKKLLLKVPEVEVIAMDSAYKTPWIMKQIIDSERIPAVPYKRPMTKKGFFKKRDYVYDDYYDCILCPENQLLKYSTTNREGYREYKSNPEVCWSCAKCNECTASQGCQKVVTRHVWEEYIEKAEDYRHTPEYRAIYAQRKETIERVFCRCQRKAWNAIHPVAWTGKS; this is encoded by the coding sequence TTGGAAGAAGAAATCGAACGGGACCGTACAGAGCATGGGAAAAAGCCTCTGAAAAAGAAGGGCTCGGATGATGACTCGAATCCCCCGACCCCAGAGACCAAAACGGTTTTACAAAGCCAAGTGGATCCAGAAAGCGGGCTGTTTCATAAAGCAGAGCACAAGAAATGTTTCGCGTATGTGGCCAATACAGCCTGCGATCAGCATAACTTTGTCGTGGACTTCGTGGTGGGAGCTGGAAATCTCCATGACAGCGTCCTGTTTGACGACCTGTACAAAAAGCTCTTGTTGAAAGTTCCTGAGGTCGAAGTGATTGCGATGGATTCGGCTTATAAAACACCGTGGATCATGAAACAAATCATTGACAGTGAACGAATCCCGGCGGTACCGTACAAGCGCCCCATGACCAAGAAAGGGTTTTTCAAAAAAAGGGACTATGTCTATGATGACTATTACGACTGCATCCTCTGTCCGGAGAACCAGCTTTTGAAGTATAGCACAACCAACCGAGAAGGATATAGAGAGTACAAAAGTAATCCGGAAGTATGTTGGAGTTGTGCAAAGTGCAATGAGTGTACAGCAAGTCAGGGGTGCCAAAAAGTCGTCACCCGGCATGTGTGGGAAGAGTATATAGAAAAAGCGGAAGATTACCGACATACCCCGGAATACCGGGCCATATATGCACAAAGAAAAGAAACCATCGAGCGAGTGTTTTGCCGATGCCAAAGAAAAGCATGGAATGCGATACACCCAGTTGCGTGGACTGGAAAGAGTTAA
- a CDS encoding DUF4367 domain-containing protein → MNTKNKNIILTNLSADVNRITINYSLQEQLIVFTQQNMTSSVSQGTLSDTDDSVSQAITINGASATLLQEKNDMNVLSWYQRGLLLKLRG, encoded by the coding sequence TTGAACACAAAGAATAAGAACATTATCCTGACTAACCTTAGTGCCGATGTTAACCGGATCACTATTAATTACAGTCTTCAGGAGCAGTTGATCGTATTCACTCAGCAAAATATGACTTCATCAGTTTCCCAGGGGACGTTGTCCGACACGGATGATTCGGTTTCTCAAGCCATTACTATAAATGGAGCATCGGCAACCCTTTTACAAGAGAAGAATGATATGAATGTTTTATCGTGGTATCAACGGGGGCTTTTATTAAAACTAAGGGGATAG
- a CDS encoding RNA polymerase sigma factor produces the protein MGFWRNRNTEFDLFEILYRQQHTKLCALAFSITKDRELSRDAVQQAFLKMYRKRDQLKDKGKFSAWAATIVVNEAKNLLKSANRFNLVPLAEITDDMKASRTADSFEYAFVIKDQVKRIFNVLPADDAEILVLRYYLDLTVEEIATILNLTGANVKIRLHRARAHFREAVVLEEAAEDLGYGGKFNEIK, from the coding sequence ATGGGGTTTTGGAGGAACCGGAATACAGAGTTTGATTTATTCGAAATTTTGTATAGGCAGCAGCATACGAAGCTTTGTGCTCTGGCCTTTTCCATAACGAAAGATAGAGAACTGAGTCGTGATGCGGTTCAACAGGCTTTTTTAAAAATGTATCGAAAAAGAGATCAACTTAAGGACAAAGGAAAATTCTCCGCCTGGGCTGCCACAATAGTAGTCAATGAAGCCAAAAATCTGCTCAAATCAGCCAATCGCTTCAATCTTGTTCCCCTAGCTGAAATAACGGACGACATGAAAGCCAGCCGAACCGCCGATTCTTTTGAATATGCCTTCGTCATAAAAGATCAAGTGAAACGTATCTTCAATGTTCTGCCGGCTGATGATGCGGAAATTTTGGTTTTAAGGTATTACTTGGACTTGACGGTAGAAGAGATAGCCACTATTTTAAATCTAACAGGAGCGAATGTAAAAATCCGTTTGCATAGAGCAAGGGCCCACTTCAGAGAAGCGGTGGTTCTTGAGGAAGCCGCGGAGGACCTGGGTTATGGGGGGAAGTTCAATGAAATTAAGTGA